The genomic stretch ACAATTGCACCACTACTTCAACAACTGGAGCAACTAACTCATAAATTTCTGAAACCATCCCAATTGAAGAAATTGGGATGGTTTCTCTTCTATTTTTCAACTACAAATCCAATTTATATTGGTAATTGATAGTACCCAGCCCATTATCTTTTATCGTAAGATGTCTCATTTATAATACAAAAAATTTGAAACCAAACTTCCTTATTCCTACAAATTTTTTTGTGGTCAGAATCTCGACCCTTCCATTTACCAACATGAAACATCTGAATAATGCCATGATGGCGAAAGATATTCATACGGTTAAAAAATATTTTACGGAAACCATTTTCCTAAATGCTTTATATCTTGCGACAAGAACTTTCTACAATATAGCATTGGATTGGCTAAATGACAAAGAAACCATCTTTGATCCTTCAGACCGTGTTCTTCAAAGCCTATACAAATATTATTCCAGGATGTGCACCAGATGTACTCCTTATGGATTGTTTGCTGGTTTTAATTCAGGAAAAACATATCAGGGTGAAACAAATCTTCTGCTAAAGAGTAATGATCTTATTTTAAAAGTACGAACAGATGTACTTTTCCTCAGAAAATTAAAAGATCTTATCATTACAGAGAATAATGAAAAAATTCCTTATTTTCTCAATAACACCCTTTATACCAGTGGTGATAACTGGAGATACATCAGCTGGAGCCAACGTTATGATTATGAAATAAACGAAGTTCCTGTAAATCCTATATTGGGTTCCATTATTGATCAGGCTCAAAATGGAACAACCATTTCAGAAATAAAAAATCTTATTTCACAACAAATACCAGGTATTGATGATCATGAAATGATTGAATACATCAACTCCCTGATAGATAGTAAAATATTAGTGGATAAACTACCACCGTATATGACAAGCCTGGAAGATCCGTTATCAGAACTCCAAAAATATCTTACACAATATGGATATAAAACGGATTCATTACAATCGATTGCAAAAATACAGGATAAAATATATGATGTATTTACATCAGACACTATAGTAGAAGAAATTGAAAACAAAGCTCAGGAATTTGCAGATATCATAGATGAAAACAGGCAAATCGTTCAAATTGATTCTATTACTCAACTAACACATCGGGCTATTAACCAAAAGGTAACCTCTTTACTATCTAAAAGGACTGAGGAGTTAATCCCATTGGTAAAGACTAAACCTAATCATAGATTAACAAACTTCACTAAAAGGTTCGTCAAGAAATTTGAAACAATGGAGGTTCCATTAGTAAAAGCTCTTGATCCGGACTTTGGGGTAGGATATGATTATCACATCAGTGGCAATCTTGAAGAAACCCCCTTACTAGATGAGCTCTATTTTACGTTTGAAGATTCGGAGAACCATGCAAGTGTATCTCCTATAGTTAAATTGGTTCTCGACAAATATATTCATTGTTTCTCTTCTGAAAATTTCACCCCTATTGTCTTAACGGAACAGGATGTAAAAGAAGTAAGCAAAAAACAAGATCCCCCCCTTTCATTCGGCTATAACAACCATATATTTGGTTCATTTATATGCAAATCTCAAGAGGATGTCGATAGCGGGAATTTTAAATTTCTTACCGTTTCACCTATTCCTACCCCATTGGCTAATATTGTATTGTCAAGATTTGCATACCATGATCCCATATTGGCAGAAAACTTAAAAACCATTTCCGAAAAAGATTCCGAAGATTGTATTTATGCAGAATTACTTCATCACAGAGAGGACAGGCTGGGAAATGTTTTACAACGTCCAAACTTTCATACTTATGAATTACCTTATGCTTCAGAGAGTAAAAACAATGATGATTCTGTAATATTGATTAACGATATTTATATCCGCTTTGAAAACGGAAGATTAAAGTTAAGGTCAAAAAGACTTAACAAAGAAATAAGGCCCAAATACACGAATGCCTATAACTATGGCGAAAATCAGCTTCCGGTGATCAAGTTTTTAGGCGATTATCAGTTTAATGGAATTGATCTGGGATTTCTTTGGAATTGGGGATTTCTTGAAAAAAACAGTTTTCTTCCAAGAGTAGAATACAAAGAATTTATCCTCTCAGAAGCCTGCTGGCGAATAGATATGGATAAAGAGATGAGCGCAGAAAAACTGAAAAAGCTCATCATAAGCAAGTCTATTCCTCAGTTTTGTACGATTAAAGAGAGAGATAATGTTCTGGTTTTGGATACTATGAATGAAACCTGTCTCCACATTCTGGCAAGACAGATTACAAAAGAAGACATCTTCTTGTATGAATACTTTGAACCCTTGCAATTACCTGACGAAAACGGAAAATCATTTGCCTCTGAATTTATCTTCCCATTTACAGTGAAAGAAGAAAAAACTTCGTCTGCGAATCATTTTACAAATCATACGGAAACGAAGAAAAGAAAATATATACCAGGTGATGAGTGGAGTTTCTATAAAATCTATACCAGCCATAAATATGCGGATATCATTATTAGAGAGGTTCTTGCAGATTATGTAGAGCATTTCGAGCAGAATGATCCAGAATGTCCGTGGTTTTTCCTCAGATTTCAGGACCCAGAGTATCATGTCCGTTTCCGTATCAAGAAAAAGATCAATGAAGAAAGCCTTCAGTATCTGAATAATAAACTTTCTATACTTCTGGAAAATGATATGATCAGCTCTTTTGAAATTGATACTTACAAACGGGAAATCGAGAGATACGGAGCGGAAAACATAGACCTTTCCGAACAATTGTTTTATTATGACAGTTTAGCCGTAATGAATTTCCTTAAAATTGAAGACCTTACAGAAGAAATAAGATGGAAAACAGGTGTTTTTTCACTGAATCAGCTTATGAATGAT from Chryseobacterium indologenes encodes the following:
- a CDS encoding lantibiotic dehydratase; protein product: MVRISTLPFTNMKHLNNAMMAKDIHTVKKYFTETIFLNALYLATRTFYNIALDWLNDKETIFDPSDRVLQSLYKYYSRMCTRCTPYGLFAGFNSGKTYQGETNLLLKSNDLILKVRTDVLFLRKLKDLIITENNEKIPYFLNNTLYTSGDNWRYISWSQRYDYEINEVPVNPILGSIIDQAQNGTTISEIKNLISQQIPGIDDHEMIEYINSLIDSKILVDKLPPYMTSLEDPLSELQKYLTQYGYKTDSLQSIAKIQDKIYDVFTSDTIVEEIENKAQEFADIIDENRQIVQIDSITQLTHRAINQKVTSLLSKRTEELIPLVKTKPNHRLTNFTKRFVKKFETMEVPLVKALDPDFGVGYDYHISGNLEETPLLDELYFTFEDSENHASVSPIVKLVLDKYIHCFSSENFTPIVLTEQDVKEVSKKQDPPLSFGYNNHIFGSFICKSQEDVDSGNFKFLTVSPIPTPLANIVLSRFAYHDPILAENLKTISEKDSEDCIYAELLHHREDRLGNVLQRPNFHTYELPYASESKNNDDSVILINDIYIRFENGRLKLRSKRLNKEIRPKYTNAYNYGENQLPVIKFLGDYQFNGIDLGFLWNWGFLEKNSFLPRVEYKEFILSEACWRIDMDKEMSAEKLKKLIISKSIPQFCTIKERDNVLVLDTMNETCLHILARQITKEDIFLYEYFEPLQLPDENGKSFASEFIFPFTVKEEKTSSANHFTNHTETKKRKYIPGDEWSFYKIYTSHKYADIIIREVLADYVEHFEQNDPECPWFFLRFQDPEYHVRFRIKKKINEESLQYLNNKLSILLENDMISSFEIDTYKREIERYGAENIDLSEQLFYYDSLAVMNFLKIEDLTEEIRWKTGVFSLNQLMNDFQVSLDDRIRLFEQLYQTFLPEHVDHSNPEYVQKFKKSIDKKYRDNRDYLESVLRQHDYSEIENFIQPFITRSENIRELTSSIKNTKTGSAFIILLQDYVHMNMNRIFLTKARMHEFVIYFFMFKTYNSIKHRKQNAEA